The Martelella endophytica genome contains the following window.
CATCGCCACCTTCAGGAACTGCATGGTGGCAACGCCGGGGATCTCCATCGGATACTGGAAGGCCAGGAATACGCCCTTGGCGGCGCGCTCGGCGGCATCGAGCTCCAGAATGTTCTCGCCGTTATAGATCACCTCACCTTCGGTGACCTCATAATCTTCACGACCGGCAAGGATATAGGACAGCGTCGACTTGCCGGAACCGTTCGGCCCCATGATGGCGGCAACTTCGCCGTCCTGAATCGTCAGGTTCAGCCCACGGATGATTTCCGTGCCGTCCTCGGCAATGCGTGCGTGCAGGTTCTTGATCTCAAGCATGACAAACTTCCTTCAAGGAATAAGGTTAGCGCTCCAAGCGCTTGAATTCATATTAATTTCAGACAGCCTCGATCAGCCGACAGAGCCTTCCAGCGAAATCCCGATCAGCTTCTGCGCCTCGACGGCGAATTCCATCGGTAGTTCCTGGATCACCTCACGCACAAAGCCGTTGACGATGAGGGCAATTGCCTCTTCCTCGGGAATGCCGCGCTGCATGCAGTAGAACAGCTGGTCCTCGGAGATCTTCGACGTCGTTGCCTCATGCTCGAAGCGGGCGGACGCGTTGCCGGCCTCGATGTAAGGCACGGTGTGGGCGCCGCACTTGTCGCCGATCAGGAGCGAGTCGCACTGGGTGAAGTTGCGCGCGTTCTCCGCCCTGCGATGGGCCGAAACCTGGCCGCGATAGGTGTTGTTGGAGAAGCCCGCGGAAATGCCCTTGGAGATGATGCGGCTCGAGGTGTTCTTGCCGAGATGGATCATCTTGGTGCCGCTGTCGATCTGCTGATGACCGTTGGAAACGGCGATCGAATAGAACTCGCCGCGCGAATTGTCGCCGCGCAGCAGGCAGGACGGATACTTCCAGGTGATCGCCGAGCCGGTTTCGACCTGCGTCCACGAGATCTTCGAGTTGTCGCCACGGCAATCGCCGCGCTTGGTGACGAAGTTGTAGATGCCGCCCTTGCCGTCCTTGTCGCCGGGGAACCAGTTCTGCACCGTCGAGTACTTGATCTCGGCGTCGTCCAGCGCGATCAGCTCGACGACGGCGGCATGAAGCTGGTTCTCGTCGCGCTGCGGGGCGGTGCAGCCTTCCAGATAGGAGACGTAGGCGCCCTCTTCCGCGATGATCAGCGTGCGCTCGAACTGGCCGGTGTTCTTCTCGTTGATACGGAAATAGGTCGACAGTTCCATCGGGCAGCGAACGCCCTTCGGCACGTAGACGAACGAGCCATCGGTGAAGACAGCAGCGTTCAGAGCCGCGTAGAAGTTATCGCCGCGCGGAACGACCGAACCCAGATATTTCTGGATCAGTTCGGGATGCTCGCGGATTGCCTCGGAGATCGACATGAAGATCACACCGGCCTTGGCGAGTTCCTTCTTGAAGGTGGTGACGACCGAAACCGAGTCGAACACGGCGTCGACGGCGACGCGGCTCGACGACTGGTGCTGCGGCTCCTGCACGCCGGCGAGGATTTCCTGTTCCTTCAGCGGAATGCCGAGCTTCTCATAGGTCGCCAGCAGTTCCGGATCGACCTCATCCAGCGTCTTCGGGCCGGTGAAGGATTTCGGCGCGGCATAATAATAGATGTCGTTGAAGTCGATCTTCGGATAGCTCACCCTTGCCCAGGACGGCTCTTCCATGGTGAGCCAGCGCTGATAGGCCTCCAGACGCCATTGCAGCATCCAGTCGGGTTCGGACTTCTTGTGCGAGATGAAACGGATGATGTCTTCGGACAGGCCCTTGGGTGCCTTGTCCACTTCAATCATCGTCTCGAAACCGTATTTGTACTGATCGACGTCGATCTTGGCGACCTGATCGACGGTTTCCTTGACGGCAACCATAATGTCACTCCACGCATGACCGGGTTCAAGGCCCGGCGGTTTTCATTCCAAAGCGGGTTTACCGCTCTATTTAATCAGCCCGGCGGACAATTGCACCCCGCCCGACTTACGATTCGTCAATTCTTCAGGCCGCGGCATCCGAAAGCCGGCGGCGACCTGCAATCTTCGCGAACACGGCGATCGCCGCATCGATTTCAGCCTCTGTCGTGGCAGCCCCGATGGAGATGCGCAGCGCGCCGAGCCGCGCATCGAGCCCCATTGCCTTCAGCACATGGCTCTCGCCAACCTTGCCGGACGAGCAGGCCGACCCCGCGGAAAGCGCAATGCCCTCGAGATCGAAGGCGATCTGCCCTGTTTCGGCCTTCAGGCCCGGCAGCACAAAGCATGTGGTGTTCGGCACGCGCGGGCCGGCTTCGCCGAGGATGACGACATCGCCCGCTGCCTGCCGCATGCCCGCTTCAAGCCGGTCGCGCAAGGCCGCAATCATGCGATTGCGTTCGGCAAGGTCGCGTACGGCGAAGGCTGCCGCGGCACCAAAGCCCATAATGCCGGCAATGCTTTCCGTTCCCGAACGATGCCCCTTCTCGTGACCGCCCCCCCTGACAAGCGGCGCCGGCATCAGCGTCTCGCCACGCGAAACGAGCGCGCCGACACCCTTCGGCCCGCCGATCTTGTGGGAAGAGATGATGAGAAAATCGGCGCCGAGTGCCTCCAACGACACCGGAATGCGGCCCACGGCCTGCACCGCATCAACGACCAGAATGCCGCCATGCGCATGCACAATCTTTGCCGCGTCCGCGACGGGCTGCAGAATTCCGGTTTCGCTGTTGGCGAGCATGATGGCAACCATCGGCAGACCCGAAGCGGGATCATGCGCGGCCAGCATTTCGTCCAGAGCGTCGAGACGGACAATGCCGTCGCCGCCGACCGGGATTTCATGCCGCGCGGCAAACCGACCGCCTTCGTGAACGGCCGGATGCTCGATTGCCGAAACATAGAGCGCACCCAGGCGCACCGGGCTGCGGCCCATGCGGAAATCCGGCGTCAGGATATGGTTGGCAGCCTCGGTTGCACCCGAGGTGAAGATGACATGCGCAGGATCGACACCGACGAGAGCGGCCACATCGCGTCTGGCCGCCTCGATCAGCCCGCGGGCAGCGCGCCCTTCGCGATGGACGGACGAAGCATTGCCCTGAAGATCAAGGCCATCAAGCACCGCGGCGCGCGCTTGCGAAAGAAGCGGCGCAGTCGCATTCCAGTCGAGATAGATCCGGTTGGTGCCCATAATCCTGCCAAAATACCAAGGCTTTCCTGCCCCGGCACGCATTTTCCTTGAAATTGCCGGGTCGCTTGCCCTATTTGGACCGCAGAACCGACGATACCCTGTTTTCGAATTATTCTAAACTGCTTGTAGAAAAGATGACCTAAATAGTCAAGTCATCACCCCTCCCGCAAGCGAGCAGAACAGTTCGGATCGAATTTTCCGGAGAGCCAATGCCCGAAGTGATTTTCAATGGCCCGGCTGGCCGCCTCGAAGGCCGCTACCAGCCGTCCAAGGAAAAGAATGCGCCGATCGCGATCGTGCTGCATCCTCATCCCCGTTTCGGCGGCACCATGAACAACCCGATCGTCTACGAACTCTTCTACATGTTCCAGCGCCGCGGCTTCACCACGCTGCGCTTCAACTTCCGCGGCATCGGCCGCAGCCAGGGCGAATTCGACCACGGCTCGGGCGAGTTGTCGGATGCGGCCGCGGCGCTCGACTGGGTGCAGAGCCTGCATCCCGATTCGAAGAACTGCTGGGTCGCCGGCTATTCCTTCGGCTCGTGGATCGGCATGCAGCTTTTGATGCGCCGGCCGGAGATCGAGGGCTTCATGTCGATCGCCCCGCAGCCGAATATCTACGACTTCTCGTTCCTCGCGCCCTGCCCGTCTTCCGGTCTCATCATCCATGGTGATGCCGACAAGGTGGCGCCGCCGCGCGACGTTAACGGCCTCGTCGAGAAGCTGAAGACGCAGAAGGGCATCCTGATTACCCAGAAGACCATTTCCGGCGCCAACCACTTCTTCTCCGGCAAGAACGACGAGCTTCTGGCCGACTGCGAAGACTACCTCGACCGCCGGCTTGAGGGTGAGCTGGTGCCTGAACCAGCGCCGAAGCGGATCCGCTGAGGTATCTGATTTTGTAATAGAAAACGGCCGGAACTTCCGGCCGTTTTTTTTAACGCTTACAGTAAGAAAAACGCCTCATGGCAGCGTATGCCCGGCGGCGCGGAAGATGCGGTACCATTCCTCGCGGCTGAGCGTCACATCCGAACCGGCGGCACATTCGCGAACACGGCCGGGATTGGTGGTCCCCAGCACGACCTGGATATTGGCCGGATGGCGGGTGATCCAGGCGGTGGCGATGCCGGTCGGCGTCACGCCATAAGCCGCAGCGAGGTCATCGAGCACGTCGTTCAGTTCCGCATAGTTCTCGCGATCGCCGATGAACACGCCATCGAAGAACGCCTTCTGGAAGGGCGACCAGGCCTGCAGCATCATGCCCTTCAGCCGCGAATAGTCGAGCAGGCCGTTGTCGCGGGAGATCGACTGGTCGAGCCCCTTCATGTTGGCGGCAATCCCCTGTGCGAACAGATTGGCGTGGGTGATGCTGAGCTGGACCTGATTGAAGAGCAGTGGCTGGTTCACCGCCGATTTCAGCAGCTCGATCTGCCCGGGCGTGTGGTTTGACACACCGAACTGCCGCACCTTGCCAGCCGCGTGCAGTTCGTCAAAGGCTTCCGCCACCTCCTCCGGCTCCACCAGCGTGTCCGGCCGGTGCAGCAACAGCACGTCGAGATAATCCGTCTTCAGCGCCGCAAGCGAGCCATCGACGGTCGCCAGGATATGCTCCTTCGAGAAATCGAAGAACCCCTTGCGGATGCCGACCTTGCTCTGGATCAGGATGCGGGCGCGGTCGTCGGCCGAAAGCGTAACCGCATCGCCGAAACGCTTTTCGCAAAGGTGCCGCTCGCCGCCGTAGATATCGGCATGATCGAAACAGGTCACGCCAGCGTCAACCGCCGCATCGAACAGAGTTCGGATATCGGCATCGGCCATCCTGGTGATCCGCATCAGCCCGAGAATGACGCTCGAGACTTCAATCCCGGTTTGCGGAACGGTATAGTATTTCATGGCTTCCCCCTTTTGCATCGGTCGCTAAAGTCGAGGGACCGTAGAGCCTTCGCGCGACCAGCGAAAGCCCCGCAGATGGCGTTGAACGCACAAGCTCGATAAAAAGGGGCCGCGACGACCGCCGCGGGCCCTGATGTTCGATCTCGCGATCTCAGAACCGGATCATCGAACTCGCGTGTGCGGGATTCTGCCTTTCTTTTTAAGATTCGCAGCGAGCGCCGTCAGAACGGCACGCTCAGGCGTACCTTGCCGGCGCTTGAGGTGATCTTGTCGGAGAAATGGCCCTCATATTCCAGACGCAGGTCGACATTCGAAAGGGTCGCCCCGGTTAATCCTTGTTCGGCCCCGTGCAGCCCTTGCCGCCAATGCTGCGTGCCGCCATGGCGGCGCTGATGTAGGACGTCGAGCCCGTGACATCGACGGTGATGCTGGTATCGCTTCGCACCGTGACGCGGCCGGGGCGCCACCTTTATCGTCGCCGTCGGCCCCCTCCGAGCCGATCAGCCATCCCGAATATTGCGTGCCGGACGTGATTGTCAGCGTCTGCATCGAGCCGTTTTGCGTCACCTGGATCGCAGCACGTCATCGCCGGCATTGATCGAAAGTGCCGTGGCTTTGAGATTGACGGATGCGCTGCTGGAATCGAGCGAACAAGTGACGGGGTCGCCGGTGTAGTTACAATCGTCTGCATGGCTCGCCGATGCCGCCAGAAGCGAAGCGGCGCAAACCGAGCCGAACATGAGGGACCGGAAACTTCGGGGGACACAGCCGGACGTGAGAATGCGGTCTCGACGCCGCGTGATGCGTGGAAAGTCATCCGTGCCCCCCGAAGCAACTGGACGGCGATCCCGTCGGCAGATCCTGAACGACCTGGCGCGGCATCACGTCCGATATCCCTTCACCATGCCAGAGGCAGGAGCGAATTCATCTGTATTTCGATGAAAGCGGTTGTTTTTTCGATGAACCGGCGTTCGATCCGAGCAAGGAAGAGGTAGAAGGGGTGACAGCAGACGCGAAAAGGAGGTCCGAGATATTCATGGCGGGCGATGCGGAACATCGACGCAAGACGGAAGCGCTCGCCGGCAGTCAGTCGGCGCTGCCTACGCGTGTGCCGGTGCCAATGATCAGGACATTCTGGGGGGCGCAGATAGCCGCCTGGAGTTTTCTCACGCTCTTCGCCTGGACCGCGCGGCTCCTCACCTTCAACGATCTATTCGCAGCGACCGTGATGACCATGGCGCTCGAGCCGATCGGGTTTTTGATGACAGGAGCGCTGCACGTCTTCTTCCTGTCACGGAGGCGCCGGATCACATCCGTCCCGATCGTCATTTTCCTGCTGTGTTTCTCGGGTGCCGGCGGCGTGCTGCTGATGCAGATCGCCGACGTCGTGCGACGGATTTTCCTTGGCGACGTCCAGCTGCCGATCGACGCCCGGATGACCACGGTCTTTTATACGATCGTACTCGTGGGCTGGTCGCTGATGTATTTCTGGCTAACCGCCCTCCTGGAAGCACGGTCGGAACGTTTCCGGGCGGCCGAGGCGCGGTCGGAAACGATGCGGCTCGAGCTGGAACGGCTGCATCTGCAGCTCGCCCCGCATTTCCTGTTCAACGCCCTCAATTCGGTCGCCTCCGAAATCCACGAACGGCCGGACGAAGCGCTGGAAATGGTTCGCCGCATCTCCGCCTATCTGCGCTATTGCCTCGACCAGGCGGCCCATTCGCTTTGCCCCCTCACCGACGAGCTCGAGGCCATGCGCGCCTATTTGCGCATACAGGAACTGCGTTTCGAGGAAAGGCTTCGGTGTACGGTGAGCATCGATCCTTCGGCGCTTAATGTACTGGTGCCACATATGATCCTGCAGGGCCTGGTCGAGAATGCGGTCAAGCACGGGCTGCGGCATCAGGACGCCGACATCGAGATAACCGTTGTCGTGAAACGCATCGACGAGGACAGTATCGCGATCGAGGTGGTCAATTCGGGCACGCTTGCGCCGCAGCGGAGCGATCGCCCCGCCATCGGCCTCGCCAACACCCGCAAGCGGCTGCAACTGCATTATCCGCAAGGTTATGAATTGACACTGCGTGAGGTGGGCGGGAACGTCGTCGCCAGACTCGTACTGAAAGGTTCCGCATGCCTCGTGTAATCCTCGTCGATGACGAACCGCCGGCCCGGCGCGGGCTGACCCGGATGCTTTCCGCCTTCGAGGATATCGAAATCATTGGCGAAGCCGGTTCGGTCGATCAGGCGCGCGCGCTGATCGCGTCGCTGCAGCCGGACGCGGTTTTCCTCGATATCGAGCTCACGAGCGGCAAGGGCTTCGACATCGTCCGTGATCTGTCGACGGAAACGGCCGTCATCGTTGTCACGGCCTATAGCCTCTATGCCATAGACGCCTTCGATGTCGCGGCGCTGGATTTCCTCGTGAAGCCGGTCGAGCCCGAACGGCTCGAAACGGCGATCAACCGCCTGCGGGAACGGCTCGCCCAGCAGACATACGCGACATCGCCAGGCCCGAGGACGGGCCAACCTGCCCGCATCCTCCTGAAATCGATGATGTCATCGGTGATGGTTTCGATCGACACCATCACCCTGCTGCAGGCCGAGGCAGATTTCACCCGGGTGCATCTCGACAACAACCAGACCTATCTCGCCGGCGGCCTGCTCGGCAAGTTCGAGGCTGACCTGCCCTCGCCCCCATTCTGTCGGCTAAGCCGCTCACTTATCGTCAACCTTGACCAGATCGGCTCTGTCGAATGGGAAAGCGGCGGACGCAGCAATGTGCGCTTCGCCTCCAGCGACCACACGATACCGCTTGGCCGCTCCGCCACCAAACGCCTCCGCCAACTCCTCGGTGCCCCCGCGAGTTGAAAGGCAGCGGTCGATCGATACGCGACACCGCAGAGGCGCTGACGCCACGGCTTCGGCGATACGATTCCCCATCATCAACCTGCAACTTGCCGCTGCCCGAGCCATCGGCTTGGCCGCAACGCGGCAAGCAAGACCTGTGACCATTAGGTCACAAACGTGAAAATTGCTCTGCATTATTCCTTTTGAGGATATTACCTGCCCTTAACGTTAGTTATGTTTCCAATCGGGAGTAGGAGCGTGATGCGCTCCGGTTTTGCGTGAGGAGGAGCAAACGATGATCAAAACCAGCCGAATGCGTTTTCTGGCCGTGAGCGTGGCCACATTGGCCTTTACGGGAACGGCTTCCGCCGGTTCGTTCGCATTGCGCGAGCAGAGTGCGGCAGGTCAGGGGCAGGCCTTTGCCGGCGCCGCCGCCGGACAGGCGGGCCTCGGCTCGATGTACTGGAACCCGGCGACCATGGCGGCCTATGAGGGTTTCCAGGCAGAGGTCGACCTTTCCGGGATCTTCCCCTATTCCGACATCAGTCCAGCGAGCGGCACCGCGCCTGCCCTGCTTCTGCTGGGTGGCACCGGCTCGACGGGCGACATGGCCATGGACGCGGCGCTGCCGGCCGGCTATGTCAGCTATCAGGTGACCGACGACCTCTGGCTTGGCCTTGGCCTCAACACACCCTTCGGCCTCGAAACCAAGAACCCGACCAATTACGCCGGGCAGATCTATGCCCGCACGTCGGAAGTCCTGAGCTACAACATCACCCCGACCATCGCCTATCAGGTCAACGACTGGCTGGCGGTCGGCGGCGGCATCGAGGCGATGTATTTCAGTACGCGGCTGACGCAGGCGATGAGCCCCTATCCGGGTGCACCGACCGCCGAACTCGGCGGCGATTCCTGGGGCGTCGGCTTTACCCTCGGTTTCACCCTGACGCCGATGGATGGCACGGTGATCGGCGTCGGCTACCGTTCGCAGATCAAGCAGAACCTTGAAGGCACGCTGAAGCTCGGGGCCGGTCTGCCGCCGCTACCGGCCGGCTGGTATTCGGTGAAGACCGATCTGACGCTTCCGGACCAGATCACGGTAGGCCTCAGCCAGGCGCTGACCGACAAGCTGACGTTCAATGCCGGGTTCGAATGGACCAACTGGAGCGTTTTCAACAACTTCCCGGTCTACGGCACTTCCGGCTTCACCAATGGGCTGGAGCTTGCCGAACTGCCCTTCGAATATGACGACGGCTACTACGTCGCCATCGGCCTCGAATATGACTGGACCGATCAGTTCACCGTGCGTGGCGGTCTCGGCTATGAATGGTCGCCGATCTCCTCCAAGAACCGCGATCTGCGCCTGCCCGACAGCGATCGTATCCATGCCTCGATCGGCGGTACCTACAACTGGACGGACAGGCTGTCGCTGGATCTGGCCTATGAGCACATCTTCACTACCGGCGATACCGACATCAAGATCGATGCCAGCAATCCGCATTATGCGGGTCTCGCCTTCTTCGGTGATGTCGATGCCCATGTCGATATCGTGTCGGCCAGCCTGCGCTATCGCTTCTGAAAACAGAGCCGCCCCCGGAACAACAACGGGGGCGGAACGATGCCCGGGGTTCTTGAGGAGGAGCCCCGGCTCATGTCTGGAAACGAGAGGGAGGATTTCCATGATCAAGGCAGTTATCGCAGGCGCGTTTGCTCTCGGTCTGATGACGGTCACCAGCGCTGCTGCCGCCTCACCGGACGGCAAATGGCTGACGGAAAGCGGCAAGACGCAGGTGCAGATCGCGCCGTGCGGCGGCAATCTCTGCGGCACCATTGTCTGGCAGAAGACGCCCATGAAGGACGAGAAGAACCCCGTTGCCGGCAAGCGCAGCCGCGATCTCGTCGGCACACAGATGCTCTACGGCCTGGCGCCCGAAGGCAACAATGCCTGGAAAGGCAAGCTCTACAACTTCGAGAACGGCAAGACCTACACCGGCAAGATGGAACTTACCGACACCAACACGCTCAAGCTTTCAGGCTGCATTCTGGGCGGTGCGATCTGCAAGAGCCAGACCTGGCGCAGGACGAAATAGGACATATCGAAATGACGCGACTGGCCGCATATGGCGTGCCGGTCGCACGCTATCGAGGCAGCGCCCTGAACAGGCGCTGCCTTCAGACTGCTGACAAACAGCCCCTAAGCTCGGGTCATCCGCGTGCTTGACACGAGGATCCAGGCAGTGCTGCCAGTGCATACATTAAGACTCAGGAAAATCAACCGGTTGAGCCGCCTGGATGCTCGGATCAGGTCCGAGCATGACACCCGTGGGTGGGTTGGCGTGAGTGACAGTCCCAGAAGCTGTGGCTTTGTCAGCAACCTGGAGGCAGCGCCCGGAACAGGCGCTGCCTTTCGTGTTTCAGGCGGGCTTATGACGCTTCTTCGAGAAGGCCGGCAAGCTTCAGCGCCACGCCCTGCGAGCCGCGAACCTTCAGACGCCCCGTCGAGAAAGCCAGCATGGGGTTCAGTTTCCCCTCGACAAGCTTTTCCAGATTGTCGGATGTGAGGATGAGGACGGTATCGGCCTCCGCCTCCCCCGTGCCATCCTCTTCGATTTCGACATTGCCGTTTGTGGCGTCGAGCAGAATGGAACCGCCATCCTTCAGATCGAAGCGGACCCTGTAGCCCAGTTCCTCGAGACTGTCGGACTTGTCTTCCATTGCAGCGATAAGCGCACTGATCTCAGCCACTAAACTCTCCTCCTACTGTTCGCCGGCGCCCTAGAACGCCATTTCATCGAGCGCCATCATCGCGGCCTTGCCGGAACGGATGGATGCGACGAGGCCGGCAGCCTGTGGCAGGATACGGGTCATGTAGAACTGCGCGGTCGTCAACTTGGCCTTGTAGAAGTTCGGATCGTCGCACTGCCCGTCGAGGGCCTGATGGGCGACCTTCGCCGATCTCAACCACATCACGCCAAGCGCAACGAGGCCGAACAGGCGCAGATACTCGGTTGCGGCGGCACCCGCCTCTTCCGGATCCTTCAGGCTCTTTTGCGCGATCTCGGCGGTGCAGAGCTGCAGCCCGCCAAAGGCCTTCGACAGCGGCTGGACCAGATCGGCAAGCCGCTCGTCATCGACGGCGGCGTCGATTTCCTCGAGCACGGGATGGAAGAACGAGCGCAGATAGCGCCCCATATGCGCCGGCAGCTTGCGACCGACAAGATCGAGCGCCTGCACGCCGTTCGTGCCCTCGTAGATCATCGAGATACGGCTGTCGCGAACATACTGCTCCATGCCATGATCGCGGATGAAGCCGTGGCCGCCATAGACCTGCATGCCGATCGAGGCTGTCTCGAAGCCGAGGTCGGTGAACAGCGCCTTGACGATCGGCGTCATCAGCGCGGTGAAATCTTCCGCTTCCTTCCGCTTTTCCGGGTCGGGGTGATGCTTCATCATGTCGAGGTTGCGCGCCACCCAGCCGCCGAGCGCGCGGCAGCCCTCGGTGTTTGCCCGCATCGTCATCAGCATGCGCCGCACGTCGGGATGAACGATGATCGGATCGGCAGGCTTGTCGGGATGTTTCGCACCCGACAAGGAGCGCCCCTGAAGCCGTTCCTTGGCATAGGCGACAGCGCCCTGATAGGCCGCTTCCGCAGCGCCGAGCCCCTGAATGCCGACGGACAGCCGCTCGCTGTTCATCATCGTGAACATGGCGCGCATGCCCTTGTGCGGCTCTCCGACAAGCCAACCCTTTGCCTCGTCGAACGACATCTGGCAGGTCGCTGAAGCCTTGATACCCATCTTGTGCTCGATACCGGAGCACGAGACGCCGTTGCGCTTTCCGGGAGCCCCTTCGGCATTCGGCAGGAATTTCGGCACCAGGAACAGGCTGATGCCCTTGATCCCCTTCGGCGCATCGGGAAGACGTGCCAGAACCAGATGGATGATGTTTTCCGTCAGGTCATGCTCGCCGGCGGAGATGAAGATCTTCGATCCGGTGATCTTGTAGCTGCCGTCATCCTGCGGTTCGGCGCGGGTCCTGAGCAGGCCGAGATCGGTACCGCAATGGGCCTCCGTCAGACACATCGTGCCCGACCATGTGCCCTCGACCATCTTCGGCAGGTAGGTCTGCTTCAACTCCTCGCTGGCGTGATCGACAATCGCCTGATAGGCGCCGTGGGTCAGGCCCGGATAGAGGCCGAAAGAGAGATTGGCCGCGCAGCTCATCTCCTCCACCAGCTTGTTGATCGATTCAGGCAGGCCCTGCCCGCCCCATTCCGGGTCGGAGGCCATTGC
Protein-coding sequences here:
- a CDS encoding acyl-CoA dehydrogenase C-terminal domain-containing protein — its product is MQVYNAPIRDMRFVLHELIGISDYPDMPGLEEISPDLADAILEESGKFCTEVLLPLNASGDEEGCVLENGVVRTPNGFKEAYRAFAESGWTAMASDPEWGGQGLPESINKLVEEMSCAANLSFGLYPGLTHGAYQAIVDHASEELKQTYLPKMVEGTWSGTMCLTEAHCGTDLGLLRTRAEPQDDGSYKITGSKIFISAGEHDLTENIIHLVLARLPDAPKGIKGISLFLVPKFLPNAEGAPGKRNGVSCSGIEHKMGIKASATCQMSFDEAKGWLVGEPHKGMRAMFTMMNSERLSVGIQGLGAAEAAYQGAVAYAKERLQGRSLSGAKHPDKPADPIIVHPDVRRMLMTMRANTEGCRALGGWVARNLDMMKHHPDPEKRKEAEDFTALMTPIVKALFTDLGFETASIGMQVYGGHGFIRDHGMEQYVRDSRISMIYEGTNGVQALDLVGRKLPAHMGRYLRSFFHPVLEEIDAAVDDERLADLVQPLSKAFGGLQLCTAEIAQKSLKDPEEAGAAATEYLRLFGLVALGVMWLRSAKVAHQALDGQCDDPNFYKAKLTTAQFYMTRILPQAAGLVASIRSGKAAMMALDEMAF